Within the Petrotoga miotherma DSM 10691 genome, the region CTTGAACAAATTAGCCCAGTTCACCAACATCGGATCATGATTTTCAGCCCCTGTTGCTAATTTTCTTAACCCACTTTTCGCAGGTTCCTTAGAGAATTTCGATAAAGTCCATAACAATTTTCCCAGTTGATCTACATCAGAATGTCTTACAACGTTGGTTATTAATTTAGAACTTTGTTTAAGTAACATATTTTTCATTGAGTCCACAACTGCCATACCGGACACCTCCTAATTTTTGTTATCTTCTGTAAAACTTAAAATCATTTTTTTAAAATTATTTTTTATTTCCTCATTAGAAAATTCTATTCCTACGGCTCTGTATATAACTAAACCATCAAACATTGCTTGTAACATAAATGCTTTAGTTTTCGAATTAAATAACTTTTCAAATTTACCAAGGATCTTTCCGTAATTTTCTTTGAATGTTTGAGTTAAAATTTTCATCATACTTTGATCATGTGTAGAATTCATTAAAATTTCAAACAACCGCATCAGTTCTTTTGAAGGAAAAGTATTTAAAATTTCTGAATAAAGATTTGCATAAAAATCAGCACTTGCTTCCGCACAATCCTGAGAAAGCACGGATTCATTTTCTTCAAAAAAATTTTGGACTTTTTCCAACAGCGCACTAAAAGCAGAAACAATTAGTGAATTTTTATTTTTGAAATAGTTATATATAGAACCTTTCGACAAATTACACG harbors:
- a CDS encoding TetR/AcrR family transcriptional regulator, which gives rise to MNTGVKVLDKQERKKYISEKTLELISEKGLTNLTMEDVAFSCNLSKGSIYNYFKNKNSLIVSAFSALLEKVQNFFEENESVLSQDCAEASADFYANLYSEILNTFPSKELMRLFEILMNSTHDQSMMKILTQTFKENYGKILGKFEKLFNSKTKAFMLQAMFDGLVIYRAVGIEFSNEEIKNNFKKMILSFTEDNKN